GTCAGGTCCTCGTCGTGCGGCTGGATCTGCGGGTTGATATTGGCGAAGGCGTAGCCCTGGTCGCCGTAGATCTGCGAAAGGGTCTGCAGGTCTTCCTCGACCGCCTTGCGCTCGTAGACCCGGCCGCCCTTCAGCTTGAACTTGCTCCGGAGCTCCTCCTTCGTCGTCAGGATATCGCCTTCGATATCGACGTTCCGGACCTTGTACTTTTCGCCTTCCTCGATATGGAAGGTCACGGTGAGCCACTTGCGGTCCCGCGAGAGGTAGACCTGCGGCGGACTCACCTTCACCTTCAGATAGCCGTTGTTCTGGTAGTGGTAGACCAAAAAGGCCGTGTCCCTCTTTATCTGCTCGTCCTGATACTTGCCGCTGGACGACAGCCACGAGAGGTAGCCCTTCTCCTTGCTGCGGATCTTCTTGCGCAGCTCCTTGTCGGAGAAAACCTTGTTGCCGATGAAGTTGATGCGCTTGATCCGGACCGGTTCTCCCTCGCGGATGTTGAAGACGAGCTCGTCTCCGGCGGCGTTCCCGGGAATCTTTCTAAACTCGGGCGTCACCTCCGCCAGGTGGTAGCCTTCCGAGACGTAATGTTCCTGAATTTTGCGGATGGAGCTGTCCAGGCGGGCGGCGTCGGTCGATCCGAACGGTTTGACGTCGATCAGCTCGCGCAGCTTTTCCTCCTTCACCTTCTTGTTGCCGACAAAGCTGATCTTGGCGATCTGCGAGCGCTCCGAAACGATATAGACGAGCCTGACGCCCCCTCCGGCGGCGGCTTTTTCCACTCGGACGTCGTCGAAGACCCCGAGGCGGTAGAGCGCCTGAATGTCCTTGCGCACCCGGTCCGGAGAATAGGCCATGCCGACCTTGCTCTCGACCGTGGCGAGGATCGTGGCCTCCTCCACGCGCTGATTGCCCTGCGAGCGGATCTCGCGGATCGTCTGCGCTCCGGCCGGCGCCGAGGCCAAAAGGACCGTGGACGCGAGCATCGCCGCCGCGAAGATCCTCTTCATGCCGCGCCCCCGACCCGACCGCCCTCGATGCGGATCTTTTCCGGAAACCGGCCCGCCACGGCGGCGTTGTGGGTGACCAGCACGAGGGCCGTCCCACGCTCCCGGTGCAGGTCCAGCAAGAGATCGACCAGCTTGCGTCCGTTCTCCTCATCGAGATTGCCCGTCGGCTCGTCGGCGAAGAGCACGCGCGGCTCCCCCACCATCGCCCGCGCAACCGCGACGCGCTGCTGTTCGCCGCCCGAAAGCTCCGCGGGCCGGTGCTCCGCGCGTGCGCCGAGACCCAGCCGGTCGAGACACACGAGCGCCTTGCCCGAAGCCTCGGTCCGCGAAACGCCCCTCACGAGGAGGGGCATCATGACGTTCTCCAGGGCCGTGAATTCGGGCAGGAGGTGATGGAATTGAAAGACGAATCCGACGGTCTTGTTGCGGAATTCCGAGAGACGCTCGTCGTCGCGGGCGTAGAGATTTTCTCCCTCGAAGAGGACTTCCCCCGAATCCGGCCGGTCAAGCGCGCTGAGGACGTGCAGGAGCGTACTCTTGCCCGTGCCCGACGCGCCGACGATCGCCGTCAGGCTCGCGGGACCGATGGACAGATCGACCCCCTTCAGCACCGGGGTCTCGATCGCGTCGATCCAATAGGACTTTCGAAGGTTCTTGGCCTGAATCAAAGGCTGCATCTTCACGCTTCCAGCAACGAACGCACCACGTTCAACCGAGAAACCCGAGCGAGGGTGAGCGCGCTCGCGCCCAGGACGATCAGGAGCGACGACGCCGCCACTCCCGCGAGGACCGTACCCGACCAGACGACCGGCACGCTCCTCACGAAGTAGACCTCCGGCGCGAGCGCAATGGGCTTCCACAGGTCCAGAAACAAAAGCACGCCCGAACCCAACGCAAGGCCCGCGGCGACGCCGGCGCACCCTATCAAAAGACCGTCGAAAAGAAACACTTTTCGTATCCGCCTCCAGGAGAGTCCCAGGGCGCGCAACAGGGCGACTTCCCCGCGCTTTTCCAAAAACAGCATCGCGAGCGTTCCGACGACATTCAGCGCCGAGACGGCGACCAAGACCCCCAAAATGACGCCGAAGACCAGCCGCTCCATCTCCAACGCCCGGAAGACGTTCTCGTTCAGCTCCCGCCAGGTCATGACGACGTACGGATAGTCGAAACGTTCGCGGAGCCTTTCCCCCCAAACGCCGGCGCGATCGGGGTCCTTGAGCCAGAGTT
Above is a genomic segment from bacterium containing:
- a CDS encoding ABC transporter ATP-binding protein → MQPLIQAKNLRKSYWIDAIETPVLKGVDLSIGPASLTAIVGASGTGKSTLLHVLSALDRPDSGEVLFEGENLYARDDERLSEFRNKTVGFVFQFHHLLPEFTALENVMMPLLVRGVSRTEASGKALVCLDRLGLGARAEHRPAELSGGEQQRVAVARAMVGEPRVLFADEPTGNLDEENGRKLVDLLLDLHRERGTALVLVTHNAAVAGRFPEKIRIEGGRVGGAA